A genomic region of Salinibacter pepae contains the following coding sequences:
- a CDS encoding GNAT family N-acetyltransferase — MRTPHEHSTSPEAHEAARVPLEILEVGMEQLDAIRRLNVAIFDDAHIIETFERDDLLMLLARSGGTDVGFKLGYRLNEAAFYSAKGGVHPAHRRNGIARALLYDMLDIVAGRGYERFVYDTFPNKHPGMTVLGLDEGFDVIRAGYSAKYQDYRLRFACAFDAA; from the coding sequence ATGCGGACGCCACACGAACATTCCACGTCGCCCGAGGCGCACGAGGCGGCCAGGGTCCCCCTCGAGATCCTGGAGGTGGGCATGGAGCAACTCGATGCAATCCGGCGCCTCAACGTCGCCATCTTCGACGACGCCCACATCATCGAGACGTTTGAGCGGGACGACCTGCTCATGCTGCTCGCCCGGTCGGGCGGCACCGACGTGGGCTTTAAGCTGGGCTACCGGCTCAACGAGGCCGCGTTCTACAGCGCCAAGGGCGGCGTCCACCCGGCCCATCGTCGCAACGGCATTGCCCGGGCCCTTCTCTACGACATGCTCGACATCGTGGCCGGCCGCGGCTACGAGCGATTCGTGTACGATACGTTTCCAAACAAGCACCCCGGGATGACGGTCCTCGGCCTCGACGAAGGATTCGACGTGATTCGGGCCGGCTACAGCGCCAAGTACCAGGACTACCGGCTCCGCTTTGCGTGCGCCTTCGACGCGGCATGA
- a CDS encoding ATP-dependent helicase, with the protein MARRIVLSSDRDEPSGSTEDLAIEYAEALNEQQYAAATAGEGPLLIVAGAGTGKTRTLIYRLAYLVETGTRPQQIVLLTFTRRAANDMTARASNLLDGRCEKVRGGTFHAFCLEVLRQHAEALGFPRNFTVLDAADAADVLSVIRTRGEYGDGEERFPQKNTLYSMFSSATNRDETLGETITKRYPQFTSLHAELKALRDAYRRYKKEHGLMDFDDLLERTLELLETDDDVRHQVASRCRHVLVDEYQDTNALQAELVKKFSSVHGNVTVVGDDAQSIYKFRGADFRNIFRFPDEFGDAEVLKLEHNYRSTQPILDLANRVIEQAERSYDKTLFTEKTAGELPALVPAADGDMEARFVAEMVLRLREDGIPLSDVAVLFRSSHNAYDLEVELNQRNIPFVKYGGMKLNEAAHIKDVLAHLKVVENPQDAASWNRALQLIHGIGPKTAQSLIEWTTEAAEDPLTLGDGAPFSDRYAARLKQLFSTLRHVRKDDTSVNEQVEAILDYYQPLFENKYADDHPKRAPDLEHLAGLAANHESRRRFLSSLTLDPIELTALDQETGEDDEPPLVLSTIHSAKGLEFHTVFLIRALDGTIPSRHALREPGGVDEELRLFYVAVTRAEEDLFISYPMTQYRRGQGEYMTTPSRFVEGLPDDVLEPVQLVEEDAVDENAPDAPEGGDTLPPSRNGEAPAPPESTRDDAPPDDPADADGLPF; encoded by the coding sequence ATGGCGCGCCGCATTGTATTGTCGTCGGACCGGGACGAGCCGTCGGGGTCGACCGAAGACCTTGCGATCGAGTACGCGGAGGCCCTCAACGAGCAGCAGTATGCGGCGGCGACGGCCGGGGAGGGGCCGCTTCTCATCGTGGCCGGAGCGGGCACCGGCAAGACGCGCACCCTCATCTACCGCCTCGCCTACCTGGTGGAGACGGGCACGCGCCCCCAGCAGATCGTGCTGCTCACCTTCACCCGACGGGCGGCCAACGACATGACGGCCCGCGCGTCCAATCTGCTCGACGGGCGCTGCGAGAAGGTGCGCGGCGGCACGTTCCACGCCTTCTGCCTGGAGGTCCTGCGGCAGCACGCCGAGGCCCTCGGCTTCCCCCGCAACTTTACGGTCCTCGACGCGGCGGACGCCGCCGACGTGCTCAGCGTCATTCGCACCCGCGGCGAGTACGGGGACGGGGAGGAACGCTTCCCCCAGAAGAACACGCTCTACTCGATGTTCTCCTCGGCCACGAACCGCGACGAGACGCTCGGCGAGACGATTACGAAGCGCTACCCCCAGTTCACGAGCCTGCACGCGGAGCTGAAGGCCCTCCGCGACGCGTACCGGCGGTACAAAAAGGAGCACGGGCTCATGGACTTCGACGACCTGCTGGAGCGCACGCTGGAGCTCCTCGAGACGGACGACGACGTGCGCCACCAGGTGGCCAGCCGCTGCCGGCACGTGCTGGTTGACGAGTACCAGGACACCAACGCGCTCCAGGCCGAACTGGTCAAAAAGTTTTCGTCGGTTCACGGCAACGTGACCGTGGTGGGCGACGACGCGCAGAGCATCTACAAATTTCGGGGCGCCGACTTCCGCAACATCTTCCGCTTCCCCGACGAGTTTGGCGACGCCGAGGTCTTGAAGCTGGAGCACAACTACCGCTCGACCCAGCCGATCCTGGACCTGGCCAACCGCGTCATCGAGCAGGCCGAGCGCTCGTACGACAAGACGCTCTTTACCGAGAAGACAGCGGGGGAGCTCCCGGCCCTCGTCCCGGCCGCCGACGGCGACATGGAGGCCCGGTTCGTGGCCGAGATGGTGCTGCGCCTGCGCGAGGACGGGATCCCCCTCAGCGACGTGGCGGTGCTCTTCCGCAGCAGCCACAACGCGTACGACCTGGAGGTGGAGCTCAACCAGCGCAACATTCCGTTCGTGAAGTACGGCGGAATGAAGCTCAACGAGGCGGCCCACATCAAGGACGTGCTGGCCCACCTGAAGGTGGTGGAGAACCCGCAGGACGCTGCCTCCTGGAACCGGGCGCTCCAGCTCATCCACGGCATCGGGCCCAAGACGGCCCAGTCCCTCATCGAGTGGACGACGGAGGCGGCCGAGGACCCCCTGACGCTCGGGGACGGCGCTCCGTTCTCCGACCGGTACGCCGCACGGCTCAAACAGCTCTTCTCGACGCTCCGCCACGTCCGCAAGGACGACACCTCAGTGAACGAGCAGGTGGAGGCCATCCTCGACTACTACCAGCCGCTCTTCGAAAACAAGTACGCCGACGACCACCCGAAGCGGGCCCCGGACCTGGAGCACCTGGCCGGCCTCGCCGCCAACCACGAGTCGCGCCGGCGCTTCCTCTCCTCGCTCACGCTCGATCCCATCGAGCTGACCGCCCTGGACCAGGAGACCGGGGAGGACGACGAGCCCCCCCTCGTGCTGTCGACCATCCACTCGGCGAAGGGCCTCGAATTCCACACCGTCTTCCTGATCCGGGCGCTCGACGGCACCATTCCCTCGCGCCACGCGCTCCGCGAGCCGGGCGGGGTCGACGAGGAGCTGCGCCTCTTCTACGTGGCCGTGACGCGGGCGGAGGAGGACCTGTTCATCTCCTACCCGATGACGCAGTACCGGCGGGGGCAGGGCGAGTACATGACGACCCCGAGCCGCTTCGTCGAGGGCCTGCCCGACGACGTCCTCGAACCGGTGCAGCTCGTCGAAGAAGACGCCGTGGACGAGAACGCCCCGGATGCGCCTGAGGGGGGCGACACACTGCCCCCCTCCCGGAACGGGGAGGCCCCGGCGCCCCCCGAATCCACGCGGGACGACGCCCCCCCCGACGACCCTGCCGACGCCGACGGCCTTCCGTTTTAG
- a CDS encoding ParA family protein has translation MGKVIAIANQKGGVGKTTTAINLAASLAATEHPTLLLDIDPQANCTSGIGIESDEVDNSIYEVLIGEVDASDAVMSTAMPFLDMMPSHINLVGAEVEIIDETQREKLLSAALPRIRRKYDFIVIDCPPSLGLLTLNSLTASDSVLIPVQAEYFALEGLGQLLNTIKIVRQHLNPDLDIEGVLMTMFDTRLRLSNQVADEVRRYFGERVFETIVKRNVRLSEAPSFGKPALLYEASSTGAQNYMALAREILAHNEEYLDSAPDSNGRGDAESIETPSAGDQETLSDAIGASSEADEDAATPADEFSM, from the coding sequence ATGGGAAAAGTTATCGCGATCGCCAACCAGAAGGGCGGGGTGGGCAAAACGACCACCGCAATCAACCTGGCCGCCTCCCTGGCGGCGACGGAGCACCCCACCCTCCTGCTGGACATCGATCCGCAGGCCAACTGCACCTCCGGCATCGGCATCGAGTCCGACGAGGTGGACAACTCCATCTACGAGGTGCTCATCGGGGAGGTGGATGCGTCCGACGCGGTGATGAGCACGGCGATGCCGTTCCTCGACATGATGCCGAGCCACATCAACCTCGTGGGCGCCGAGGTTGAAATTATCGACGAGACCCAGCGCGAGAAGCTGCTGAGCGCCGCCCTGCCCCGCATCCGGCGCAAGTACGACTTCATTGTCATCGACTGCCCGCCCTCGCTGGGGCTGCTCACCCTCAACTCGCTCACCGCCTCGGACTCGGTTCTCATCCCGGTGCAGGCCGAGTACTTCGCGCTGGAGGGGCTGGGGCAGCTGCTGAACACGATCAAGATTGTGCGCCAGCACCTGAACCCGGACTTGGACATCGAGGGCGTGCTTATGACCATGTTCGACACGCGCCTTCGCCTGTCCAACCAGGTGGCCGACGAGGTGCGCCGGTACTTCGGCGAGCGGGTGTTCGAGACCATCGTGAAGCGCAACGTGCGCCTCTCGGAGGCGCCCAGCTTCGGGAAGCCTGCCCTGTTGTACGAGGCGTCGAGCACCGGGGCCCAGAACTACATGGCCCTTGCCCGCGAAATTCTGGCCCACAACGAGGAGTACCTCGATTCTGCACCGGACAGCAACGGCCGGGGCGACGCGGAAAGCATCGAGACGCCGTCCGCTGGCGACCAGGAAACCCTGTCGGACGCGATCGGGGCGTCGTCCGAGGCCGACGAGGACGCCGCCACGCCGGCCGACGAGTTCTCCATGTAG
- a CDS encoding ParB/RepB/Spo0J family partition protein has translation MGKKSALGKGLNALLPEDQDEQASGDGEGPTDEAPEEQSQLYQFEDGTRLLGRVAEVAVERIRPNPYQPRQEFEEGALDELAASIEQIGIIQPITVRALGDGEFEIISGERRLRAARRAGMEHLPAFIREADSEEMLEMALVENVQREELNPIEIALGYQRLVEECDLTQEEVAERVSKSRATVSNFLRLLRLPPRIQAALRDKQVSMGHARALIAMDDDEAQVALLEDTIAEDLSVREVERRARQWHDDQGATDSEAAEGTDETAVPETAPDRDDLQFEELRNRLRSRFSTQVQIQHRKDGEGTIEISYYSEEDLNRLVELLASE, from the coding sequence ATGGGTAAGAAATCAGCACTAGGCAAAGGCCTCAACGCGCTCCTGCCCGAAGACCAGGACGAGCAGGCGTCGGGGGACGGCGAGGGCCCAACCGACGAGGCACCGGAGGAGCAGAGTCAGTTGTACCAGTTCGAAGACGGGACCCGCCTGCTGGGGCGTGTCGCGGAGGTGGCGGTGGAGCGCATCCGCCCCAATCCCTACCAGCCGCGCCAGGAGTTCGAGGAGGGGGCCCTCGACGAGCTGGCGGCCTCCATCGAGCAGATCGGCATCATCCAGCCCATTACGGTGCGGGCGCTGGGGGACGGCGAGTTCGAGATCATCTCGGGCGAGCGCCGCCTGCGGGCGGCCCGGCGGGCGGGCATGGAGCACCTGCCGGCGTTCATCCGCGAGGCCGACTCGGAGGAAATGCTCGAGATGGCCCTCGTCGAAAACGTCCAGCGCGAGGAGCTGAACCCCATCGAGATTGCCCTCGGCTACCAGCGCCTCGTCGAGGAGTGCGACCTGACGCAGGAAGAGGTGGCCGAGCGCGTGAGCAAGAGCCGAGCGACGGTGTCCAACTTCCTTCGTCTGCTCCGCCTGCCGCCCCGCATTCAGGCCGCGCTCCGAGACAAGCAGGTGAGCATGGGCCACGCCCGCGCCCTCATTGCAATGGACGACGACGAGGCCCAGGTGGCGCTGCTCGAAGACACCATCGCGGAGGACCTGTCGGTGCGTGAGGTGGAGCGGCGGGCCCGCCAGTGGCACGACGACCAGGGGGCAACCGACTCCGAAGCAGCAGAGGGGACCGACGAAACCGCGGTTCCCGAGACGGCCCCCGACCGGGACGATCTTCAGTTCGAAGAGCTCCGAAACCGGCTTCGGTCCCGGTTTAGCACCCAGGTGCAGATTCAGCACCGGAAGGACGGCGAGGGAACGATCGAAATTTCTTACTACTCGGAGGAGGACCTAAATCGTCTCGTGGAGCTCCTGGCGAGCGAGTAG
- a CDS encoding DUF5683 domain-containing protein encodes MRRVGLGLGLLVVLLGASLSAGTASAQPDSVRASILEKKGFSPDHSPRGALWRAAAAPGWGQFYNRQYYKMPFVYAGLAGGGYAIYTLTRRYRLFRDANLYVIGRNRAQENGGDNPYGQFEGAYDEAVVRLGGDPQSSTVGGRQLRDQRDQYRRWRDLSILGTGLFYALTVLDAYVSAHLLSFNVGDVALDVRPSGGEPVVAGRQNGTARAPEEASLRDINGIGVRLHLRF; translated from the coding sequence ATGCGCCGTGTCGGACTCGGCTTGGGACTGCTCGTTGTGCTCCTGGGAGCGAGCCTAAGCGCCGGCACGGCCTCCGCGCAGCCGGACAGCGTGCGCGCCTCCATCCTGGAGAAGAAGGGATTTTCGCCGGATCACTCCCCCCGCGGGGCCCTCTGGCGCGCGGCCGCCGCGCCCGGATGGGGGCAGTTCTACAACCGTCAGTACTACAAGATGCCGTTCGTCTACGCGGGCCTGGCGGGCGGCGGGTACGCCATCTACACCCTGACCCGGCGCTACCGCCTGTTCCGGGACGCCAACCTCTACGTGATTGGACGGAACCGAGCGCAAGAAAATGGCGGGGACAATCCGTACGGGCAGTTCGAAGGGGCGTACGACGAGGCCGTTGTGCGACTGGGCGGCGACCCGCAAAGCAGCACCGTCGGGGGGCGTCAACTCCGCGACCAGCGCGATCAGTATCGGCGCTGGCGCGACCTGTCGATCCTCGGCACGGGCCTGTTCTACGCCCTCACTGTTCTGGACGCGTACGTCAGTGCGCACCTGTTGAGCTTCAATGTGGGGGACGTCGCGCTCGACGTGCGTCCGAGTGGGGGGGAGCCCGTGGTCGCGGGACGGCAGAACGGGACCGCCCGGGCGCCCGAAGAGGCGTCTTTGCGAGATATTAATGGCATTGGGGTTCGCCTCCACCTTCGGTTTTAG
- a CDS encoding aminotransferase class I/II-fold pyridoxal phosphate-dependent enzyme yields the protein MTTPDRPPRQSTRPEEPEQASPAQEEPSLFEKCHRFFDPSGDYAKLKQADLYPYFRPIEESEGSRAVMNGDELVMAGSNNYLGLTADPRVKEAAQEATATYGTGCTGSRFLNGTLDLHLELEEKLADFMGKEEAVLFSTGYMTNEGVLEAVAGRGDIIFSDKDNHACINAGAQKSLAETRRYRHNDFDHLRKMLKRAHEEHPDAGKLIATDGVFSMSGKIARVPDLLDLADEFNAALMLDDAHAIGVIGDGGRGSASTFGRKDDVHLITGTFSKSFASIGGFCVGDRDVVEYIRHEASTHVFSASMPPSTVATVLKSLEILQDEPERLDRLHEISDYMRDGFRNLGFDVWESETPIIPVVIGDMELCFRFWRELIDEGVFVNAVVPPAVPKGQALMRTSYMATHTDEELDQILDAFHKVGKKLGVVGTNGHEVPAGA from the coding sequence ATGACGACACCCGATCGCCCCCCCCGCCAGTCCACCCGGCCCGAGGAGCCCGAGCAGGCGTCTCCCGCCCAGGAAGAGCCGTCTCTGTTTGAGAAGTGCCACCGCTTCTTCGATCCGTCGGGCGACTACGCCAAACTGAAGCAGGCAGACTTGTATCCCTACTTCCGGCCCATTGAAGAGAGTGAAGGGTCCCGGGCCGTCATGAACGGCGACGAGCTGGTGATGGCAGGGTCGAACAACTATCTTGGGCTCACCGCGGACCCCCGCGTGAAGGAGGCGGCCCAGGAGGCAACGGCCACGTACGGCACTGGCTGTACCGGCAGTCGCTTCCTCAACGGAACGCTCGACCTGCACCTGGAGCTGGAGGAGAAGCTCGCCGACTTCATGGGGAAGGAGGAGGCTGTGTTGTTCTCCACCGGCTACATGACGAACGAAGGGGTGCTCGAAGCCGTGGCGGGCCGTGGCGACATCATTTTCTCGGACAAGGACAACCACGCCTGCATCAATGCGGGGGCACAGAAAAGCCTCGCGGAGACCAGGCGGTACCGTCACAACGACTTTGACCACCTCCGCAAAATGCTCAAGCGGGCCCATGAGGAGCACCCGGACGCGGGCAAGCTCATCGCCACGGACGGCGTCTTCTCCATGAGCGGCAAAATCGCGCGGGTGCCCGACCTGCTCGACCTCGCGGACGAGTTCAACGCGGCCCTCATGCTCGACGACGCCCACGCGATCGGGGTCATTGGCGACGGCGGGCGCGGATCGGCCTCCACGTTCGGCCGCAAGGACGATGTCCACCTCATCACGGGCACCTTCTCGAAGAGCTTTGCCTCCATCGGGGGCTTCTGCGTGGGAGACCGCGACGTGGTCGAGTACATCCGGCACGAAGCGTCGACCCACGTCTTCAGCGCGTCGATGCCGCCGTCGACCGTGGCCACCGTCCTGAAGTCCCTCGAGATTCTTCAGGACGAGCCGGAGCGGCTCGACCGGCTGCACGAGATCTCCGACTACATGCGCGACGGATTCCGGAACCTGGGCTTCGACGTGTGGGAGAGCGAGACGCCCATCATCCCCGTCGTCATCGGCGACATGGAGCTGTGCTTCCGCTTCTGGCGGGAGCTGATCGACGAGGGCGTCTTCGTCAACGCCGTCGTGCCGCCCGCCGTGCCGAAGGGACAGGCGCTTATGCGCACCTCCTACATGGCCACGCACACCGACGAAGAGCTCGACCAGATTCTCGATGCCTTCCACAAGGTGGGCAAGAAGCTGGGCGTAGTCGGGACGAACGGCCACGAGGTCCCCGCGGGCGCGTAG
- a CDS encoding HAD family hydrolase has translation MDPEFVYFDLDDTLLDHQTAERQALADVRTRYLTVFGALSVDELQETYHTINAPLWRRYADGEIDKRTVQQQRFERLLEAVDAPHADATLVARHYMQRYAEHWAFIPGARETFEAIADRHPVGVITNGFAEVQEKKFDRFPLLRERSDALVICEDVGVLKPDPDAFDHATETAGVAYEDVLYVGDSYWSDVEGAEPVGWRVAWYARNGTNGHSTNERGFAFSDWADLRARVL, from the coding sequence ATGGACCCTGAATTCGTGTACTTCGACCTCGACGACACACTGCTCGACCACCAGACGGCCGAGCGGCAGGCCCTCGCCGACGTGCGGACCCGCTATCTGACTGTCTTCGGCGCCCTCTCGGTCGACGAGCTGCAGGAGACCTACCACACCATCAACGCCCCGCTCTGGCGCCGGTACGCCGACGGGGAGATCGACAAGCGGACCGTGCAGCAGCAGCGCTTCGAGCGGCTGCTGGAGGCAGTGGATGCCCCCCACGCCGACGCGACCCTTGTTGCCCGGCACTACATGCAGCGCTACGCCGAGCATTGGGCCTTTATTCCGGGGGCACGAGAGACGTTTGAGGCCATCGCCGATCGGCACCCGGTGGGCGTCATCACGAACGGCTTCGCCGAGGTGCAAGAGAAGAAGTTCGACCGGTTTCCCCTGCTTCGCGAGCGGTCCGACGCCCTCGTGATTTGTGAGGACGTTGGCGTCCTCAAGCCCGACCCGGACGCCTTCGACCACGCCACAGAGACGGCAGGGGTCGCCTACGAGGACGTGCTCTACGTGGGGGACTCCTACTGGTCCGACGTGGAGGGCGCGGAGCCGGTGGGGTGGCGGGTGGCGTGGTACGCCCGGAATGGTACCAACGGCCACTCGACGAACGAGCGGGGCTTCGCCTTCTCGGACTGGGCCGACCTGCGCGCCCGGGTGCTCTAA
- a CDS encoding rhomboid family intramembrane serine protease: MERLLQAPITLALLLSNLGVSLYAFTDPSLLRELSFRPHRIRTHREGYRFLTAGFVHASGTHLAFNMITFYFFGPLLEGILGIGAFLLLYFGSELAAHALTFAAHRDDPNYSAVGASGAISGVVFAFCVFFPLRNLYLFFALPIPAILFAFGYVFGSIYAMGGSSRSGARGSVGDWIAHEAHVGGALAGVVLTILLEPRSVQVFLESFRQLLG, translated from the coding sequence ATGGAGCGTCTGCTTCAGGCCCCCATCACGCTCGCGCTGCTGCTCTCCAACCTAGGCGTGAGTCTGTACGCCTTCACCGACCCGTCCCTCCTCCGCGAGCTGTCCTTTCGCCCCCATCGCATCCGGACCCACCGGGAGGGCTACCGGTTTCTCACGGCCGGGTTCGTGCACGCCAGCGGCACGCACCTGGCCTTCAACATGATCACGTTCTACTTCTTCGGGCCCCTGCTGGAAGGGATCCTGGGGATCGGGGCGTTCTTGCTGCTCTACTTCGGCTCCGAGCTAGCGGCCCACGCCCTTACGTTCGCCGCGCACCGCGACGATCCGAACTACTCGGCGGTCGGGGCGTCGGGCGCCATCAGCGGGGTCGTGTTCGCGTTCTGCGTGTTCTTTCCGCTTCGCAACCTCTACCTGTTCTTCGCGCTGCCCATCCCGGCCATTCTCTTTGCGTTCGGGTACGTGTTTGGGTCGATCTACGCCATGGGAGGCAGCAGCCGGAGCGGTGCCCGCGGCAGCGTGGGCGACTGGATTGCGCACGAGGCCCACGTGGGGGGCGCACTCGCGGGCGTCGTGCTCACAATCCTGCTGGAGCCGCGCTCCGTGCAGGTCTTTCTGGAGTCGTTCCGGCAGCTTCTCGGGTAG
- the purQ gene encoding phosphoribosylformylglycinamidine synthase subunit PurQ — translation MSARFGVVVFPGSNCDHDAYHAAHDVFDQEARFIWHEEASLGDVDVVIVPGGFSYGDYLRSGAVARFSPIMQDVVRFAEDGGLVFGICNGFQVLCEAGLLPGTLMRNESLRFVCKDTPLRVENAGTPFTNALTEGQVVTIPVSHGEGRYYADEDVLARIEANDQVLFRYSTAEGAVTDAANPNGSARGIAGLVNEAGNVCGLMPHPERCVESLLGGDDGRLIFESLLNHVSTVAA, via the coding sequence ATGTCTGCCCGCTTCGGTGTCGTCGTCTTTCCGGGGTCGAACTGTGACCACGACGCCTACCACGCCGCCCACGACGTCTTCGACCAGGAGGCACGCTTCATCTGGCACGAGGAGGCGTCGCTCGGGGACGTGGACGTGGTGATCGTGCCGGGCGGGTTCTCGTACGGCGACTATCTGCGGTCCGGCGCGGTGGCGCGCTTCTCGCCCATCATGCAGGACGTGGTGCGGTTCGCCGAGGACGGCGGGCTCGTATTTGGCATCTGCAACGGGTTTCAGGTGCTCTGCGAAGCGGGGCTCCTCCCCGGGACCCTCATGCGCAACGAGTCGCTCCGCTTCGTCTGCAAGGACACGCCGCTCCGCGTCGAAAACGCCGGCACGCCCTTCACAAACGCCCTCACGGAGGGGCAGGTCGTCACGATTCCGGTCTCCCACGGCGAGGGCCGCTACTACGCCGACGAGGATGTGCTCGCCCGCATCGAGGCCAACGACCAGGTGCTCTTCCGCTACTCCACGGCGGAGGGCGCGGTCACCGACGCGGCCAACCCGAACGGCTCGGCCCGCGGCATCGCCGGCCTCGTCAACGAGGCGGGCAACGTGTGCGGCCTCATGCCGCATCCAGAGCGGTGCGTAGAGTCGCTGCTCGGAGGGGACGACGGTCGGCTCATCTTCGAGTCGCTCCTGAACCACGTCTCTACCGTCGCGGCGTGA
- a CDS encoding acyl-CoA dehydrogenase family protein — protein sequence MSIASYLSEDLGTSVEFETFRDAFQKKLHKVFRMRGDFDAVSTQRGLPPFMMREIQSMTPLSVFIPEEYGGRGGHVHECQSILATASYESLALSLTLGINGALFLQPLTKYGAESIKPPIFERFIEEKNLGGLMITEPDYGTDALSMETSYTETGDGDYHLTGTKHWAGLTGWADFWLVTARRQGADGDLGRDIDFFVADMNQPEQMIEVEEFYENLGLYMIPYGRNHVDIQVPGQHRLQPKSTGIKMMLDILHRSRIEFPGMGMGFLQRILDEALAHCKERFVGGKSLLEYDQVQRRVADIQAAYTACSAMCLHTSEHAHTDNNLAGEALSANATKTVVTDLMQNAAQSLLQLTGGKGYRLDHVAGRSVVDSRPFQIFEGSNDVLYQQITESILKSMRQAKERNLRSFLEDHDLTARATDYFSGALDFEVDQSLPQRKLVDLGRVLGRVVTMEMVIELGDRGFRSDLISNCLQSFQEKVERLLASYGRSQTPSVIDDYVEGSAWLDFVKA from the coding sequence ATGAGCATCGCCTCTTACCTGTCCGAGGACCTCGGGACCTCCGTCGAATTCGAGACGTTCCGGGACGCCTTCCAGAAGAAGCTCCACAAGGTCTTCCGCATGCGCGGCGACTTCGATGCGGTCAGTACGCAGCGTGGCCTCCCGCCGTTCATGATGCGGGAAATTCAGTCGATGACTCCGCTCTCGGTCTTTATCCCCGAGGAGTATGGGGGACGGGGCGGCCACGTGCACGAGTGCCAGTCCATCCTCGCCACGGCCTCCTACGAGTCGCTCGCCCTCTCCCTCACCCTGGGCATCAACGGCGCCCTGTTCCTGCAGCCCCTCACGAAGTACGGCGCCGAGTCCATCAAGCCCCCAATTTTTGAGCGCTTTATTGAGGAAAAGAACCTGGGGGGGCTCATGATTACGGAGCCGGACTACGGGACCGACGCCCTCAGCATGGAGACGTCCTACACGGAGACAGGGGACGGCGACTACCACCTCACGGGCACGAAGCACTGGGCCGGCCTCACGGGCTGGGCCGACTTCTGGCTCGTCACGGCCCGGCGTCAAGGCGCCGACGGCGACCTGGGGCGCGACATCGACTTCTTCGTCGCCGACATGAACCAGCCCGAGCAGATGATCGAGGTCGAGGAGTTCTACGAGAACCTGGGCCTCTACATGATTCCGTACGGGCGCAACCACGTCGACATTCAGGTGCCCGGCCAGCATCGTCTTCAGCCCAAGAGCACGGGCATCAAGATGATGCTCGACATCCTGCACCGGAGCCGGATCGAGTTTCCGGGGATGGGCATGGGCTTCCTCCAGCGCATTCTCGACGAGGCGCTGGCGCACTGCAAGGAGCGCTTCGTGGGCGGCAAGTCGCTCCTCGAGTACGACCAGGTGCAGCGCCGCGTGGCGGACATCCAGGCCGCCTACACGGCGTGCTCGGCCATGTGCCTCCACACCAGTGAACACGCCCACACCGACAACAACCTTGCCGGCGAGGCCCTCTCGGCCAACGCCACCAAGACGGTGGTAACGGACCTCATGCAGAACGCCGCCCAGTCGCTCCTGCAGCTGACCGGGGGCAAGGGCTACCGGCTCGACCACGTAGCCGGCCGCTCGGTGGTCGACAGCCGCCCGTTCCAGATCTTCGAGGGCTCGAATGACGTCCTCTACCAGCAAATTACGGAGTCGATTCTCAAGTCCATGCGCCAGGCGAAGGAGCGCAACCTCCGCTCGTTCCTGGAGGACCACGACCTGACGGCCCGTGCAACCGATTACTTCTCCGGGGCGCTCGACTTTGAGGTCGACCAGTCGCTTCCGCAGCGCAAGCTCGTGGACCTGGGGCGCGTCCTGGGGCGCGTCGTCACGATGGAGATGGTCATCGAGCTCGGCGATCGGGGCTTCCGGAGCGACCTGATCTCCAACTGCCTGCAGTCGTTCCAGGAGAAGGTCGAACGCCTGCTCGCCTCGTACGGACGCTCACAAACGCCGTCTGTGATCGACGACTACGTGGAGGGAAGCGCGTGGCTCGACTTCGTAAAGGCGTAG
- a CDS encoding single-stranded DNA-binding protein — protein MARGVNKAILIGNLGDDPELRYTGSGTAVCNMSLATNETYTDSDGNEVQNTEWHDVVAWGRLGEICNEYLDKGSQVYFEGKLQTRSWEDRDNNTRYSTEVKAQEMMFLDSNRQGGADMDGFDQTRGDDSLDQTRQEQPAGSSGPQPGQQASSGGEDEDTFEPDDDLPF, from the coding sequence ATGGCACGCGGAGTCAACAAGGCTATTCTCATCGGCAACCTCGGCGACGATCCCGAACTGCGGTACACCGGCAGCGGGACGGCGGTCTGCAACATGTCGCTCGCGACCAACGAAACCTACACCGATAGCGACGGCAATGAGGTGCAAAACACCGAGTGGCACGACGTCGTGGCCTGGGGGCGGCTCGGAGAGATCTGCAACGAGTACCTTGACAAGGGCTCCCAGGTCTACTTCGAGGGCAAGCTCCAGACCCGCTCTTGGGAGGACCGCGACAACAACACGCGCTACTCGACGGAGGTAAAGGCCCAGGAGATGATGTTCCTCGACAGCAATCGCCAGGGCGGGGCGGACATGGACGGCTTCGACCAGACCCGTGGGGACGACTCCCTGGACCAGACCCGCCAGGAGCAGCCCGCCGGCTCTTCCGGCCCGCAGCCCGGGCAGCAGGCGTCGTCCGGGGGCGAGGACGAGGACACGTTCGAGCCGGACGATGATCTTCCGTTTTGA